A portion of the Corynebacterium occultum genome contains these proteins:
- a CDS encoding PepSY domain-containing protein: MITSRKILTVGVALSAGLFLSACADDNESGTGDGATTTVAPAESETAAPTTADEQTTTTTAADEQAGEDPVFNAIAAALAEHSGGIIISIDREDDTDIYDIDLVSGEELIELKVDTDGTVREDEREREDEEVVDAQNITVTVEDAIRQALDQNPEGILDDAELEEENGTLQWQISLDDGERNDLTELRIPA; the protein is encoded by the coding sequence ATGATCACCTCACGCAAGATCCTCACCGTCGGTGTCGCACTCAGTGCCGGCCTGTTCCTCTCCGCCTGCGCCGATGACAACGAAAGCGGCACCGGAGACGGGGCCACCACCACCGTAGCCCCAGCCGAAAGCGAAACCGCGGCCCCGACCACCGCCGATGAACAGACCACAACCACCACTGCTGCCGATGAACAGGCTGGGGAGGATCCGGTGTTCAACGCAATCGCAGCTGCCCTGGCAGAGCACTCCGGTGGAATCATCATCTCGATCGACCGGGAAGATGACACCGATATCTACGACATCGACCTGGTGTCAGGCGAAGAGCTCATCGAGCTGAAGGTCGACACTGATGGAACCGTGCGCGAAGATGAGCGGGAGCGTGAGGATGAAGAGGTAGTCGACGCACAGAACATCACCGTCACCGTCGAGGACGCCATCCGCCAGGCGCTGGATCAGAACCCCGAGGGGATTCTCGATGATGCCGAGCTCGAAGAGGAGAACGGCACCCTACAGTGGCAGATCAGTCTCGATGACGGGGAGCGCAATGATCTGACCGAGCTGAGGATTCCGGCTTAG